A window from Luteibacter flocculans encodes these proteins:
- the nuoL gene encoding NADH-quinone oxidoreductase subunit L has product MSLSLSILLTIALAPLVGSILAGLFGKVIGRAGAHTATILGVAIACGLSFYVLFQLVWGGAQNFNQDIYTWFEIGRFHASVGFMVDRLTAMMMVVVTFVSLLVHLYTIGYMSDDPGYQRFFSYISLFTFSMLMLVMSNNFMQLFFGWEAVGLVSYLLIGFWYKRPTAIFANLKAFLVNRVGDFGFLLGISAILYFLGTLDYQTAFNHAPELVGKTLQITQNHAWDAATVIGVLLFIGAMGKSAQVPLHVWLPDSMEGPTPISALIHAATMVTAGIFMVARMSPIFELTDAALSFILVIGSTTALFTGLIGIVQNDIKRVIAYSTLSQLGYMTVALGVSAYSGAVFHLMTHAFFKALLFLGAGSVIIGMHHEQDMRYMGGLRKYMPVTWITMWIGSLALAGTPFFSGFYSKDAIIEAVGESHRWGAGYAYFCVLAGVFVTSLYSFRLLYMTFHGKERFTVEHKAHGHGHDAHADHHDDDHGHGKPGVLAHAPHESPWVVTVPLVLLAIPSVLIGFFTVGPMLFGDWFGKAIYVNEVNNVLAEVGHEFHGALGMALHGFTAAPFWLALAGFVVATYVYLFNPSVADKAKNALKPVYELLNHKYWIDELYFAVFAKGGVKLGEGLSKVGDTAIIDGAIVNGSAHLVQRIAGGARRLQSGFLFHYAFAMILGLILLLGGYWLIGQ; this is encoded by the coding sequence ATGAGTCTCTCGCTTTCAATCCTGCTGACGATCGCCCTCGCACCGCTGGTGGGTTCGATCCTGGCCGGCCTGTTCGGCAAGGTGATCGGCCGGGCAGGGGCGCATACCGCGACCATCCTCGGCGTGGCGATCGCCTGCGGCCTGTCGTTCTACGTGCTCTTCCAGTTGGTCTGGGGCGGCGCACAGAACTTCAACCAGGACATCTACACCTGGTTCGAGATCGGCCGCTTCCACGCCTCCGTGGGCTTCATGGTCGACCGCCTCACTGCCATGATGATGGTGGTGGTGACCTTCGTGTCGCTGCTGGTGCATCTGTACACCATCGGCTACATGTCGGATGACCCGGGCTACCAACGCTTCTTCAGCTACATCTCCCTGTTCACCTTCTCGATGTTGATGCTCGTCATGAGCAACAACTTCATGCAGCTGTTCTTCGGCTGGGAAGCGGTGGGCCTGGTGTCGTACCTGCTGATCGGCTTCTGGTACAAGCGCCCCACGGCGATCTTCGCCAACCTCAAGGCGTTCCTGGTCAACCGCGTGGGCGACTTCGGTTTCCTGCTCGGTATCTCGGCGATCCTGTATTTCCTCGGCACGCTCGACTATCAGACTGCGTTCAATCACGCGCCGGAACTGGTCGGCAAGACCCTGCAGATCACCCAGAATCACGCGTGGGATGCCGCGACCGTCATCGGCGTGCTGCTGTTCATCGGCGCCATGGGCAAGTCGGCCCAGGTTCCGCTGCACGTGTGGCTGCCGGACTCGATGGAAGGCCCGACCCCGATCTCGGCACTGATCCATGCGGCGACGATGGTCACAGCCGGTATCTTCATGGTCGCGCGCATGTCGCCGATCTTCGAACTGACGGATGCCGCGCTGTCGTTCATCCTCGTGATCGGTTCGACCACCGCGCTGTTCACCGGCCTGATCGGTATCGTGCAGAACGACATCAAGCGCGTCATCGCGTACTCGACGCTCTCGCAGCTCGGCTACATGACGGTGGCGCTCGGTGTCTCCGCCTATAGCGGCGCCGTGTTCCACCTGATGACCCATGCCTTCTTCAAGGCGCTGTTGTTCCTCGGCGCGGGCTCGGTCATCATCGGCATGCATCACGAGCAGGACATGCGCTACATGGGCGGCCTGCGCAAGTACATGCCGGTCACCTGGATCACGATGTGGATCGGTTCGCTCGCGCTCGCCGGTACGCCGTTCTTCTCGGGCTTCTATTCGAAGGACGCGATCATCGAGGCCGTCGGCGAGTCGCATCGCTGGGGTGCTGGCTACGCGTACTTCTGCGTGCTGGCGGGCGTGTTCGTCACCTCGCTGTACAGCTTCCGCCTGCTCTACATGACCTTCCACGGCAAGGAGCGCTTCACCGTGGAGCACAAGGCGCATGGTCACGGCCATGACGCGCACGCCGACCACCATGACGACGACCACGGCCACGGTAAGCCGGGCGTGCTGGCTCACGCGCCGCACGAGTCGCCCTGGGTGGTGACCGTGCCGCTGGTGCTGCTGGCGATTCCGTCGGTGTTGATCGGCTTCTTCACCGTCGGTCCGATGCTGTTCGGCGACTGGTTCGGCAAGGCCATCTACGTCAACGAAGTGAACAATGTGCTTGCCGAAGTCGGCCACGAGTTCCACGGCGCCCTCGGCATGGCTCTGCACGGCTTCACCGCGGCGCCGTTCTGGCTGGCACTGGCGGGCTTCGTCGTCGCCACCTACGTGTACCTCTTCAACCCGTCCGTTGCCGACAAGGCGAAGAACGCGCTGAAGCCGGTGTACGAGCTGCTCAACCACAAGTACTGGATCGATGAACTCTACTTCGCGGTGTTCGCGAAGGGCGGGGTGAAGCTGGGCGAAGGTCTGTCGAAGGTGGGCGATACCGCCATCATCGACGGCGCCATCGTCAACGGCTCGGCCCACCTGGTGCAGCGCATCGCCGGTGGCGCACGCCGCCTGCAGTCCGGATTCCTCTTCCACTACGCGTTCGCCATGATCCTCGGTCTTATCCTGCTCCTCGGCGGGTACTGGCTGATCGGGCAATAA
- the nuoK gene encoding NADH-quinone oxidoreductase subunit NuoK: protein MITLSHFIVLGAILFCIAVAGLFINRKNVIVLLMAIELMLLAVNTNFVAFSRFFGDVGGQVFVFFILTVAAAESAIGLAILVLLFRNRSTINVAEIDSMKG, encoded by the coding sequence GTGATCACGCTTTCCCATTTCATCGTCCTCGGCGCGATCCTGTTCTGCATCGCCGTCGCCGGCCTGTTCATCAACCGCAAGAACGTGATCGTGCTGCTCATGGCGATCGAGTTGATGCTTCTGGCGGTGAACACCAACTTCGTGGCCTTCTCGCGCTTCTTCGGCGATGTGGGCGGCCAGGTGTTCGTGTTCTTCATTCTCACCGTGGCCGCGGCGGAATCCGCCATCGGCCTGGCGATCCTGGTCCTGCTGTTCCGCAATCGCAGCACGATCAACGTCGCCGAAATCGACAGCATGAAGGGTTGA
- a CDS encoding NADH-quinone oxidoreductase subunit J, with protein sequence MNNDLLQLICFYLFGGVAVIGALMVITVKNSVHAVLSLVLTFFSMACVWLLAEAEFLAIALVVVYVGAVMVLFLFVVMMLDIKQEAVREGFIRYLPVGIVVAVVMLVEMLAMIGVRAMHAHTLGPNPAGDSNVAWLGQALYTEFLLPFEIAALILTVGIVAAVALTLRHRPGVRYQTAAQQVAVNAADRVRVVKVASEKMASVSPAPVVVPPQENAP encoded by the coding sequence ATGAATAACGACCTGCTTCAACTCATCTGTTTCTACCTCTTCGGTGGCGTGGCCGTGATCGGCGCGCTCATGGTCATTACCGTCAAGAACTCGGTTCACGCCGTACTCTCGCTGGTGCTGACCTTCTTCAGCATGGCCTGCGTCTGGCTGCTGGCCGAAGCCGAGTTCCTCGCCATCGCCCTCGTCGTCGTTTATGTCGGCGCGGTGATGGTGCTGTTCCTGTTCGTGGTCATGATGCTCGACATCAAGCAGGAGGCGGTCCGCGAAGGCTTCATCCGCTACCTGCCGGTGGGCATCGTCGTGGCCGTGGTCATGCTGGTGGAGATGCTGGCCATGATCGGCGTCCGTGCCATGCACGCTCACACGCTCGGCCCGAACCCGGCCGGTGATTCCAACGTCGCCTGGCTCGGCCAGGCGTTGTACACGGAATTCCTGCTGCCGTTCGAGATCGCCGCGCTGATCCTTACCGTGGGTATCGTCGCCGCCGTGGCCCTGACACTCCGTCATCGTCCGGGCGTGCGTTACCAGACCGCCGCGCAGCAGGTGGCCGTCAACGCCGCCGATCGCGTCCGCGTGGTCAAGGTGGCCAGCGAGAAGATGGCTTCCGTCAGCCCGGCCCCGGTCGTCGTGCCGCCGCAGGAGAACGCTCCGTGA
- the nuoI gene encoding NADH-quinone oxidoreductase subunit NuoI: MSRVTHYFKSLLLIELFQGMALTMRYMFKPKYTMRYPMEHIPKSNRFRGLHALRRYANGEERCIACKLCEAVCPALAITIDSAPRPEDGQRRTTRYDIDLFKCIFCGFCEESCPVDSIVETHVHEYHFEHRGENVVTKGQLLAIGDRFEQDIAAARAQDAAYR; encoded by the coding sequence ATGTCCCGCGTAACCCACTATTTCAAGAGCCTTCTGCTCATCGAACTGTTCCAGGGCATGGCGCTGACCATGCGCTACATGTTCAAGCCGAAGTACACGATGCGCTACCCGATGGAGCACATCCCGAAGTCGAACCGCTTCCGCGGTCTGCATGCGCTTCGCCGTTATGCCAACGGCGAGGAACGCTGCATCGCGTGCAAGCTGTGCGAGGCGGTGTGCCCCGCGCTGGCGATCACGATCGACTCGGCACCGCGTCCGGAAGATGGTCAGCGTCGTACCACGCGCTACGACATCGATCTGTTCAAGTGCATCTTCTGCGGCTTCTGCGAAGAGAGCTGCCCTGTCGATTCGATCGTCGAGACGCACGTGCACGAGTACCACTTCGAGCACCGTGGCGAGAACGTGGTGACCAAGGGCCAGCTGCTGGCCATCGGTGACCGCTTCGAGCAGGACATCGCTGCCGCCCGCGCTCAGGACGCGGCTTACCGCTGA